The Corynebacterium qintianiae genome has a window encoding:
- a CDS encoding TetR/AcrR family transcriptional regulator, with the protein MARREMSTDPRAVRTRATLIEATIELLKTNRAESLSVSQIVKAGNLSRQVFYEHFADRDALLYAAGEKILEPSSVRAVETVNASIEPDRLIEGLFETVNPYRDALRNLCDGPVHWRIHQYSVDKMLPFLEMELRENLERGGSELPDEHIRRTAELLACGVAAQLTDAIREGRSPKEARHVMRVVRETLSAVKYDKP; encoded by the coding sequence GTGGCGAGACGCGAAATGAGCACCGACCCGCGGGCGGTCAGGACCCGCGCGACGCTGATCGAGGCAACGATCGAGCTCCTCAAGACGAACCGGGCGGAGTCGCTGTCGGTGTCCCAGATTGTGAAGGCGGGAAACTTAAGCCGGCAGGTGTTCTATGAGCACTTCGCCGACCGCGACGCACTGCTGTACGCGGCGGGGGAGAAGATACTTGAGCCCTCCTCTGTGCGGGCGGTGGAGACGGTCAACGCATCGATTGAACCTGACCGCCTGATTGAGGGGTTGTTCGAGACAGTCAACCCCTACCGGGACGCACTGCGGAACCTATGCGATGGCCCGGTGCACTGGCGCATCCACCAGTACAGCGTGGACAAAATGCTCCCCTTTTTGGAGATGGAGCTACGCGAGAACTTGGAGCGGGGCGGATCGGAGCTCCCGGATGAGCACATCCGGCGCACGGCCGAACTACTGGCCTGCGGAGTTGCGGCCCAGCTGACGGATGCGATCCGGGAGGGTCGCTCCCCGAAGGAAGCCCGCCACGTCATGCGGGTCGTGCGGGAAACGCTCAGCGCGGTCAAGTACGACAAGCCTTAA
- the bioB gene encoding biotin synthase BioB — MTILDTARTKALERGEGLNEAEILDVLNVPDDQLTELLELAHQVRIKHCGVEVSLEGIISLKTGGCPEDCHFCSQSGLFESPVRAVTLDIDELVEAARQSAKMGASEFCIVAAVKGPTERLLDQVKDAIQAINAEVDISISASLGILTREQARRLREMGVSRYNHNFETARSFFPNVVTTHTWEERKNTLDFVRAEGMEVCCGGIIGLGETLEQRAEFAAQLAEVEPHEVPMNFLDPRPGTPFADRGLVPRGEALRAVAAFRLAMPTAQLRFAGGTELALGDDGTEQGLLGGANAIIGGNYLTTAGRPMEVDRELIDTLKAL; from the coding sequence ATGACTATTCTCGACACCGCGCGCACCAAGGCCCTCGAGCGCGGCGAAGGCCTCAACGAGGCCGAGATTCTCGACGTCCTCAACGTGCCCGACGACCAGCTCACCGAGCTCCTCGAGCTCGCGCACCAGGTGCGCATCAAGCACTGCGGCGTCGAAGTGAGCCTCGAAGGCATCATATCCCTGAAGACGGGCGGCTGCCCTGAGGACTGCCACTTCTGCTCTCAGTCCGGCTTGTTCGAGTCCCCGGTCCGCGCCGTCACCCTCGACATTGACGAGCTGGTCGAGGCCGCCCGACAGTCCGCGAAGATGGGGGCGAGCGAGTTCTGCATCGTCGCCGCCGTCAAAGGGCCCACCGAGCGCCTGCTTGACCAGGTCAAAGATGCGATCCAGGCGATCAACGCCGAGGTGGACATCTCCATCTCCGCGTCGCTGGGCATCCTCACCCGCGAACAGGCCCGCCGCCTGCGGGAGATGGGCGTGTCGCGCTACAACCACAATTTCGAAACCGCGCGTTCCTTCTTTCCCAACGTGGTCACAACTCACACGTGGGAAGAGCGCAAGAACACCCTCGACTTCGTGCGCGCCGAGGGGATGGAAGTCTGCTGCGGCGGAATCATCGGCCTCGGCGAGACCTTGGAGCAGCGCGCGGAGTTCGCGGCGCAGCTCGCCGAGGTCGAACCCCACGAGGTGCCCATGAACTTCCTCGACCCGCGCCCGGGCACCCCGTTCGCCGACCGCGGCCTCGTTCCCCGGGGCGAGGCGCTTCGCGCCGTCGCGGCGTTCCGCCTGGCCATGCCGACCGCCCAGCTGCGATTCGCCGGCGGCACCGAGCTCGCGCTTGGCGACGACGGCACGGAGCAGGGCCTCCTCGGCGGAGCTAACGCGATCATCGGCGGCAACTACCTCACCACCGCGGGCCGCCCGATGGAGGTTGACCGCGAGCTGATCGACACCCTGAAGGCGCTTTAG
- a CDS encoding cold-shock protein — protein MAQGTVKWFNGDKGFGFISPNDGSADLFVHFSEIQGSGYRNLEENQQVEFEVGEGAKGPQAQQVVAL, from the coding sequence ATGGCACAGGGTACTGTGAAATGGTTCAACGGCGACAAGGGCTTCGGCTTCATCTCGCCTAACGACGGCTCCGCGGACCTCTTCGTCCACTTCTCCGAGATCCAGGGCAGCGGCTACCGCAACCTGGAGGAGAACCAGCAGGTCGAGTTCGAGGTCGGCGAGGGCGCCAAGGGCCCGCAGGCTCAGCAGGTCGTCGCTCTCTAG